From the genome of Methanobrevibacter smithii ATCC 35061, one region includes:
- the cofC gene encoding 2-phospho-L-lactate guanylyltransferase, translating to MDDIYGIIPVSKFKECKTRLSPFLSEEERENLLKVMLKDVTDTLRKYTDKIIIISADEDVLNYAKSLNLSVLKENDNSNLNKALKQAMEYCKGKTKKVIIMPSDIPLIGKTNLKMVIDSSKQLDFIIIPSKGGGTNTIIMKPLAIRTKFGDFSYKEHVNAADRKNLNPQVHDSLFMALDVNTTEDLGEIIVHGENTETRRYLKELKINVESVHGSERLKVTRGS from the coding sequence ATGGATGACATTTATGGAATAATACCTGTCAGTAAATTTAAAGAATGTAAAACCAGATTATCTCCATTTTTAAGTGAGGAAGAAAGGGAAAACCTTCTAAAAGTCATGCTTAAAGATGTTACTGATACTTTAAGAAAATATACTGATAAAATAATTATAATCAGTGCTGATGAAGATGTTTTAAATTATGCCAAAAGCTTAAATTTAAGTGTTTTGAAAGAAAATGACAATTCAAATTTAAATAAAGCATTAAAACAGGCTATGGAATATTGTAAAGGCAAAACCAAAAAAGTAATCATAATGCCATCCGACATTCCACTCATCGGTAAAACCAACCTTAAAATGGTAATTGATTCAAGCAAACAGCTTGATTTCATTATTATTCCTTCAAAAGGCGGGGGAACAAACACTATAATTATGAAACCACTGGCTATCAGAACCAAATTCGGAGATTTCAGCTATAAGGAACATGTAAATGCCGCTGACAGGAAAAACTTGAATCCGCAAGTTCATGACTCCTTATTTATGGCTTTAGACGTCAATACAACTGAAGATTTAGGGGAAATAATAGTTCATGGTGAAAATACTGAAACCAGACGTTATTTAAAAGAACTGAAAATAAATGTTGAATCAGTACACGGCAGCGAACGTTTGAAAGTCACAAGAGGCAGTTAA
- the proS gene encoding proline--tRNA ligase, with amino-acid sequence MVENFSEWFHDILEEANITDSRYPIKGMAVWMPYGFQIRKYTTNLIKEVYDRDHEEVLFPLLVPEAELAKEGLHVKGFEDEVYWVTHGGKTQLNEKLALRPTSETSIYPMYSLWIRSHIDLPLKYYQIVNTFRYETKHTRPLIRVREITTFKEAHTAHASKEEADIQVQEHIENYKEIFDTLGIPYTLTKRPEWDKFPGADYTMAFDAIMPDGKTLQIGTIHNLGQTFAKTFDITFEDKDGEHKLVYQTCAGLSDRVIASAIGIHGDEKGLRLPPEISPKQITIIPILFKKGKEEVLAKCEELKKEFEAAGLRVNIDNRDIRPGKKFYDWELKGTPIKLELGPRDLENNKTIAMRRDQLEKIELDLDENLVSNVIRLIDELNENLAESAKEFHTDHIKFASDIDEVRKLIEEGNVVAVNWCGDTDCGEKIEEITGYSVLGIYEELEEAGKKCILSDEDAKYVALIAKTY; translated from the coding sequence ATGGTGGAAAATTTTAGTGAATGGTTTCATGACATATTAGAAGAAGCTAACATAACTGATTCAAGATATCCTATTAAAGGAATGGCTGTATGGATGCCTTACGGTTTCCAAATAAGAAAATATACAACAAATTTAATAAAAGAAGTATATGACCGTGATCATGAAGAAGTTTTATTTCCACTTCTTGTTCCAGAAGCAGAACTGGCTAAAGAAGGATTACATGTAAAAGGATTTGAAGATGAAGTTTACTGGGTTACTCATGGAGGTAAAACACAATTAAATGAAAAATTAGCCCTAAGACCAACTAGTGAAACATCAATCTATCCAATGTATTCACTATGGATTAGATCCCATATTGATTTGCCGTTGAAATATTATCAGATTGTAAATACATTCAGATATGAAACAAAACATACAAGACCACTTATTCGTGTTCGTGAAATTACTACCTTTAAGGAAGCACATACTGCTCATGCAAGTAAAGAGGAAGCAGACATTCAGGTTCAGGAACATATTGAAAACTATAAAGAAATCTTTGATACATTAGGTATTCCATATACTTTAACAAAAAGGCCGGAATGGGATAAATTCCCAGGGGCAGACTATACAATGGCATTTGATGCAATTATGCCTGATGGAAAAACCCTGCAAATCGGTACTATCCATAATTTAGGCCAAACCTTTGCAAAAACATTTGATATAACATTTGAAGATAAAGACGGAGAACATAAACTGGTTTATCAAACATGCGCAGGTTTATCTGATAGGGTAATAGCTTCTGCAATTGGAATTCACGGAGATGAAAAAGGATTACGTCTTCCACCTGAAATTTCACCAAAACAAATAACTATAATTCCTATTTTATTTAAAAAAGGAAAAGAAGAAGTTTTAGCTAAATGTGAAGAGCTTAAAAAAGAGTTTGAAGCTGCAGGATTACGTGTAAACATTGATAATCGAGACATCAGGCCAGGTAAAAAGTTCTATGACTGGGAATTAAAAGGAACTCCAATAAAACTTGAATTAGGCCCTAGAGATTTGGAAAACAACAAGACAATAGCTATGCGTAGAGACCAGCTGGAAAAAATCGAACTTGATTTAGATGAAAACCTCGTAAGCAATGTAATCCGTTTAATTGATGAGTTAAATGAAAATCTCGCTGAAAGTGCAAAAGAATTCCACACAGACCACATCAAATTTGCATCTGATATTGATGAAGTCAGAAAGCTAATTGAAGAAGGTAATGTTGTAGCAGTTAACTGGTGCGGAGACACTGACTGCGGAGAGAAAATAGAAGAAATCACTGGTTATTCAGTTTTAGGTATCTATGAAGAGCTTGAAGAAGCAGGCAAAAAATGTATACTCAGTGACGAAGATGCAAAATATGTTGCATTAATAGCTAAAACATACTAG
- the thiD gene encoding bifunctional hydroxymethylpyrimidine kinase/phosphomethylpyrimidine kinase has product MIVMSIAGVDPSGGAGILADIKTFQALGVYGTGIVTALTAQNPQMMYSLKAIETDYVEEQIDAVLDSYNVEYIKTGMLYSKDIIKTVSKKIREYNLKAVVDPVMVATSGGELAKDDLSQNLLKYLLPKAILTTPNVSEAEKLTGIKIADEEKAEIACEKLGKICNNIITGGHLNGTNITCIDGKISTFKQELLKTDNVHGSGCNFSAAIVSYLSQKNDLKTSILKASEYTYESIKNGKYGTLIAKL; this is encoded by the coding sequence ATGATTGTAATGTCAATAGCTGGAGTAGACCCTTCAGGAGGAGCAGGTATCCTTGCAGACATCAAAACATTTCAGGCACTTGGTGTTTACGGAACCGGAATTGTAACTGCACTTACTGCCCAAAACCCCCAAATGATGTACTCCCTAAAAGCTATTGAAACTGACTATGTTGAAGAACAAATTGATGCAGTTTTAGACAGCTACAATGTTGAATATATCAAAACAGGAATGTTATATTCAAAAGATATCATCAAAACAGTTTCTAAAAAAATCAGAGAATATAATCTGAAAGCTGTTGTTGATCCGGTTATGGTGGCAACATCCGGAGGAGAATTAGCCAAAGATGATTTGAGTCAAAATCTGCTTAAGTATTTACTTCCGAAAGCCATCCTAACAACTCCAAATGTTTCTGAAGCTGAAAAATTAACCGGGATTAAAATTGCTGATGAAGAAAAAGCTGAAATAGCCTGTGAAAAATTAGGAAAAATCTGTAATAACATTATAACCGGCGGACATCTAAACGGAACAAATATCACCTGTATTGATGGAAAAATCAGTACATTTAAACAGGAATTACTGAAAACAGATAATGTGCATGGCAGCGGCTGTAATTTCTCAGCAGCTATTGTAAGTTATTTAAGTCAAAAAAACGATTTGAAAACAAGTATTTTAAAAGCTTCAGAATATACTTACGAAAGTATAAAAAATGGAAAATATGGAACTTTAATAGCTAAATTATAG